A window of Dorea formicigenerans contains these coding sequences:
- the mgtE gene encoding magnesium transporter, whose protein sequence is MENKTQDYQSEILAIIRGNTSPGVMRNKLEDYHENDLADVFSELTAAERRKVCRILNLDMLSDIFEYIDEKQAAEYLDEMDVRKAAGILSGMETDAVVDVLRMTPKEKKVLLIELMDDEARKDMAIIASFDEEEIGSKMTTNCIMIRENLTVKQAMSSLIGQAAKNDNISTIFMVTEDSTFYGALDLKDLIIARQDACLEDLIVTSYPYVYGNELIDDCIEKLKDYSENSIPVLDNDNKLLGVITSQSIVELVDDEMGEDYAMFAGLTAEEDLKEPLRESLKKRLPWLLVLLGLGMVVSSVVGVFETVVSQLTIIMCFQSLILDMAGNVGTQSLAVTIRVLMDESLTGKQKAELVWKEMTIGFSNGLILGTLSFIVIGLYIALFKGKTFMFAYAVSGCIGIALVVAMVISGAVGTCIPLFFKKINVDPAVASGPLITTINDLVAVVTYYGLSWIFLIEMLHLAG, encoded by the coding sequence ATGGAAAACAAAACACAGGATTATCAGTCAGAAATCTTGGCTATCATCAGAGGTAATACTTCACCGGGAGTTATGCGTAACAAACTGGAGGATTATCATGAAAATGACCTGGCAGATGTATTTTCCGAGCTGACAGCAGCAGAGAGACGGAAAGTCTGCAGAATTCTGAACCTGGATATGCTTTCAGACATTTTCGAGTATATTGATGAGAAACAGGCAGCAGAGTATCTGGATGAGATGGATGTGCGTAAGGCAGCGGGTATTCTTTCAGGAATGGAGACAGATGCCGTTGTAGATGTTCTCCGTATGACACCGAAGGAGAAAAAAGTACTTTTGATCGAGCTGATGGATGATGAGGCGAGAAAAGATATGGCAATCATTGCTTCATTTGACGAGGAAGAAATCGGAAGTAAGATGACAACTAACTGCATCATGATCCGTGAGAATCTGACTGTAAAGCAGGCAATGAGCAGCTTAATCGGTCAGGCAGCAAAGAACGATAACATTTCTACTATATTTATGGTGACAGAAGATTCCACATTTTACGGAGCATTAGATTTGAAAGATTTGATTATTGCAAGACAGGATGCATGTCTGGAAGATCTGATTGTGACATCATACCCATATGTATATGGAAATGAACTGATAGATGATTGTATTGAAAAGCTGAAAGATTATTCCGAGAATTCCATTCCGGTACTGGATAATGATAACAAATTGCTTGGAGTTATCACATCTCAGAGCATCGTAGAATTGGTCGATGACGAGATGGGAGAGGACTACGCAATGTTTGCCGGTCTGACAGCGGAGGAAGATTTGAAAGAGCCTCTGCGTGAGAGCCTGAAAAAGAGACTTCCGTGGCTGCTGGTATTGTTAGGACTTGGCATGGTTGTTTCATCAGTAGTTGGTGTATTTGAGACAGTTGTAAGTCAGCTTACGATTATTATGTGTTTCCAGTCACTGATCCTGGATATGGCAGGAAATGTGGGAACACAGTCACTGGCCGTAACAATCCGTGTTCTGATGGACGAGTCCCTGACCGGAAAACAGAAGGCAGAATTAGTATGGAAGGAAATGACAATCGGATTTTCGAACGGTCTGATTCTGGGAACATTGTCATTTATTGTAATCGGACTTTATATTGCACTCTTTAAAGGAAAGACTTTTATGTTCGCTTATGCAGTTTCAGGCTGCATCGGAATAGCACTTGTAGTTGCGATGGTCATTTCCGGGGCAGTCGGAACATGTATTCCGCTGTTCTTTAAGAAAATTAATGTTGATCCGGCTGTAGCATCCGGACCATTGATCACGACCATCAATGACCTGGTAGCAGTTGTGACTTACTATGGACTGAGCTGGATTTTCCTTATTGAGATGTTGCATCTTGCGGGGTAA
- a CDS encoding ABC transporter ATP-binding protein has protein sequence MNKTLLRSVREYKKQSILAPLLVILEVLMEVLIPLEMAKIIDVGIANGDMSYILQRGLILVVMAMLALFFGVQAGNMAAIAGAGYARNLRHDIFYKVQDFSFKNIDHFSTSGLVTRMTTDITNIQMAYMMSIRLLARAPFMIILSWIMTLLLNKTISLLFLIVIPLLGGTLIYIAKKAHPHFIKVFDEYDVLNNSVQENVNASRVVKAFVREDYEIDKFHDISKYVYNLFTKAEKIVAWNSPVMQFTMYSVVLIMVLIGGKSIIAGTMETGELTSVIVYALQIIGSLMMVTFVFVMIMIAEASSDRITEVMNEIPEMQDQPDAVTEVPNGDIVFDHVDFSYAGEGGNLSLKDVNLHIESGQTIGIIGGTGSAKSSLVQLIPRLYDVTKGHVKVGGIDVRDYSLESLRDQVSMVLQKNVLFSGTIYENIRWGDETASDEEVKRVCKLAQADGFVQEFPNGYNTKIVQGGNNVSGGQKQRLCIARALLKKPKILILDDSTSAVDTKTDALIRKAFREEIPNTTKIIIAQRVSSIEDADQIIVLDGGQIMGIGTSEELLKTNEIYREVYESQVKGGGDHE, from the coding sequence ATGAATAAAACACTGTTAAGATCAGTACGGGAATATAAAAAGCAGTCTATTCTTGCTCCGCTTCTCGTTATTCTCGAAGTGCTGATGGAAGTTCTGATTCCACTCGAGATGGCAAAAATCATCGATGTAGGAATCGCAAATGGAGATATGTCCTACATTTTACAGCGCGGTCTGATTCTTGTAGTCATGGCTATGCTTGCCCTGTTCTTTGGTGTTCAGGCTGGTAACATGGCAGCAATCGCAGGTGCCGGATACGCCAGAAACCTGCGCCACGACATCTTTTATAAGGTACAGGATTTCTCTTTCAAAAACATTGACCATTTTTCTACTTCAGGACTAGTTACACGTATGACAACAGATATCACAAATATCCAGATGGCATACATGATGAGTATCCGTCTTCTTGCAAGAGCTCCATTTATGATTATCTTATCATGGATCATGACACTGCTCCTCAATAAGACAATTTCACTCTTATTCCTGATTGTAATCCCGCTTCTTGGAGGAACACTGATCTACATTGCCAAAAAAGCGCACCCACATTTTATCAAAGTATTCGACGAATACGATGTACTGAACAACTCTGTCCAGGAAAATGTGAATGCTTCCCGTGTAGTAAAAGCATTTGTCCGAGAGGATTATGAAATTGACAAGTTCCACGACATTTCCAAATATGTATACAACCTTTTCACAAAGGCTGAGAAAATTGTTGCCTGGAACTCACCGGTCATGCAGTTTACCATGTACTCAGTCGTTCTGATCATGGTTCTGATCGGAGGCAAGAGCATCATTGCCGGCACTATGGAGACAGGCGAACTTACAAGTGTCATCGTTTACGCACTACAGATTATCGGATCTCTGATGATGGTTACATTTGTATTCGTTATGATCATGATTGCAGAGGCATCTTCTGACCGTATCACTGAAGTCATGAATGAGATTCCGGAAATGCAAGATCAGCCTGATGCAGTGACAGAAGTTCCAAACGGAGACATTGTATTCGACCATGTAGACTTCAGCTACGCAGGCGAAGGCGGAAATTTATCTCTGAAAGACGTTAATCTTCATATTGAATCCGGACAGACTATCGGTATCATCGGTGGAACCGGAAGTGCAAAATCTTCCCTTGTCCAGCTCATCCCAAGACTTTACGATGTCACAAAAGGACATGTCAAAGTCGGCGGCATTGATGTTCGTGATTATAGCCTGGAATCCCTGCGCGACCAGGTATCCATGGTTCTTCAGAAAAATGTACTGTTCTCTGGAACCATTTATGAAAACATCCGCTGGGGTGATGAAACTGCAAGCGATGAAGAAGTCAAACGTGTATGTAAGCTTGCGCAGGCTGACGGATTCGTTCAGGAGTTCCCGAACGGTTACAATACAAAAATCGTCCAGGGAGGTAACAATGTATCCGGTGGGCAGAAGCAGCGTCTGTGTATCGCAAGGGCGCTCCTTAAGAAACCAAAGATCCTGATTCTGGATGACTCTACCAGTGCAGTAGATACAAAGACGGATGCCCTGATCCGGAAAGCATTCCGTGAGGAAATTCCGAACACCACCAAGATCATCATTGCGCAGCGCGTTTCTTCTATCGAAGATGCTGACCAGATCATCGTTCTGGATGGTGGACAGATCATGGGAATCGGAACATCTGAAGAATTATTAAAGACAAATGAAATTTACCGGGAAGTATATGAATCACAGGTAAAAGGAGGTGGCGACCATGAATAA
- a CDS encoding ABC transporter ATP-binding protein, which produces MNKTTKKPGKRLSAENIATGKRLLKYIMDLYKYRFIMVFICILLSAVASISVSLSLKYLLDDYIIPLIGQKSPNYTELYRALTVLGCIFLVGVIATFTYTRMMVYIGQGVLKKVRDDMFEHMQTLPIRYFDQNTNGSIMSLYTNDTDTLRQMISQAIPQALMSFFTIVVTFISMLVLSPLLTVLAVLIIGVLISATKAIGANSGKYFIRQQMALADVTGFIEERMNGQRVIKVFNHEEISEKEFDELNDALFECAANANKYANMMGPVIGNIGNLQFVLTAVLGGLLSVTGVGGITIGVIASYLQFTKSFTQPFMQVAQQFNSIVMALAGAERIFKLIDEEPEQDTGSVTLVNAKKDENGTITECTERTGMWAWKKPADENGTVTYTELTGDVRFKDVTFGYDEDKIILHDISLFAKPGQKLAFVGSTGAGKTTITNLINRFYDIQSGEILYDGIDITKIRKDDLRRSLGIVLQDTHLFTGTIKDNIRYGKLNATDEEIYNAAKLAHADQFIQMLPNGYDTLLSGDGEELSQGQRQLLSIARAAVADPPVLILDEATSSIDTRTESIVQKGMDNLMKGRTVFVIAHRLSTIRNSNAIIVLDHGRIIERGDHDDLIQQKGTYYQLYTGKLELS; this is translated from the coding sequence ATGAATAAGACAACAAAAAAACCAGGTAAAAGGCTAAGTGCTGAAAATATTGCTACTGGAAAACGTCTCCTCAAATATATTATGGACCTGTACAAGTACCGTTTTATCATGGTATTCATCTGCATCCTTTTAAGTGCTGTTGCATCCATTTCTGTATCTCTGTCCTTAAAATATTTGCTTGATGATTATATTATTCCACTAATTGGGCAAAAATCTCCGAATTATACAGAGCTTTATCGGGCACTGACCGTTTTGGGATGCATTTTCCTCGTAGGTGTGATTGCAACATTTACCTATACAAGAATGATGGTATACATTGGACAGGGCGTGTTAAAAAAAGTGCGCGACGATATGTTTGAGCACATGCAGACACTGCCAATCCGCTACTTTGACCAGAACACGAACGGATCTATCATGAGCCTTTACACGAACGATACTGATACATTAAGACAGATGATCAGCCAGGCTATCCCACAGGCACTGATGTCATTTTTCACTATCGTCGTAACATTTATCTCCATGCTCGTGCTAAGCCCGCTTCTTACCGTTCTTGCAGTGCTCATCATCGGGGTTCTGATCTCTGCAACAAAGGCTATCGGCGCAAACAGTGGAAAATATTTCATCCGTCAGCAGATGGCGCTGGCAGATGTGACTGGATTTATTGAAGAGCGTATGAACGGGCAGCGTGTCATCAAAGTCTTCAATCACGAAGAAATTTCAGAAAAAGAGTTCGACGAACTAAATGACGCATTGTTCGAGTGCGCTGCAAATGCAAACAAATATGCAAATATGATGGGACCGGTCATCGGAAACATCGGAAACCTCCAGTTCGTACTGACTGCAGTTCTCGGTGGACTTCTTTCAGTCACTGGTGTGGGCGGTATTACCATCGGTGTCATCGCTTCTTACCTGCAGTTTACAAAGAGCTTTACCCAGCCATTCATGCAGGTTGCACAGCAGTTCAATTCCATCGTCATGGCACTTGCAGGAGCAGAACGTATCTTTAAGCTCATTGACGAAGAACCGGAACAGGATACCGGTTCTGTCACACTGGTCAATGCAAAAAAAGATGAGAATGGAACGATTACTGAATGCACAGAACGTACCGGTATGTGGGCATGGAAAAAGCCTGCTGACGAAAATGGTACTGTGACTTATACTGAACTGACCGGAGATGTAAGATTCAAAGATGTGACATTTGGATACGATGAAGACAAAATTATTCTTCATGATATCAGCCTCTTTGCCAAACCTGGCCAGAAGCTGGCATTCGTAGGATCTACAGGCGCCGGCAAGACAACGATCACCAACCTGATCAATCGTTTCTACGACATTCAAAGCGGTGAGATCCTTTATGACGGCATCGACATTACAAAAATCAGAAAAGATGACTTGCGCCGTTCCCTCGGAATCGTTCTTCAGGATACACATTTGTTCACCGGAACGATCAAAGACAATATCCGTTACGGTAAACTGAATGCCACTGACGAAGAAATCTACAATGCTGCAAAACTTGCTCACGCGGACCAGTTCATCCAGATGCTGCCAAATGGTTACGATACATTACTAAGCGGTGACGGCGAGGAATTGTCCCAGGGACAAAGACAGCTTCTGTCTATTGCAAGAGCCGCTGTTGCCGATCCACCGGTACTGATTCTGGACGAGGCAACATCAAGTATTGATACCCGTACCGAGAGTATCGTACAGAAAGGTATGGACAATCTGATGAAGGGGCGTACCGTATTTGTTATCGCACACAGACTGTCCACAATTCGCAACAGTAACGCAATTATCGTCCTGGATCACGGTCGGATCATCGAACGCGGTGATCACGATGACCTGATTCAGCAAAAAGGAACCTATTATCAGCTTTATACCGGAAAATTGGAACTTTCCTAG
- a CDS encoding Cof-type HAD-IIB family hydrolase has protein sequence MNYQLLALDLDGTLTNSRKEITPSTRDALIDIQKNGKKVVLASGRPSQGVLPLAEELHLGDYGSYILSYNGGRITDCRSGEIIYSKYLPNDVAAPLLEIVKKYPGIDILAYTDTELISGGDTNEYSEKESFINHMPITKVDDFVSYVTKNNNNKFLITGEPELIQEVKAEAEKQFHSYLSIYCSDPFFLEIMPQGIDKAHSLTKLLTSIGLSTDAMICCGDGYNDMTMIETAGLGVAMANAQPLVKESADYITKSNDEDGVLHVINEFMR, from the coding sequence ATGAACTACCAGCTTCTGGCACTGGATCTGGATGGGACACTGACCAATTCCAGAAAAGAGATCACACCATCGACCAGAGATGCTCTGATCGACATTCAGAAAAACGGAAAAAAAGTTGTATTAGCCAGTGGACGTCCTTCTCAGGGCGTCCTTCCTCTGGCAGAGGAACTTCACCTTGGAGACTATGGAAGTTATATTCTCTCCTACAACGGTGGTCGTATCACAGACTGCCGATCCGGTGAGATCATTTACAGCAAATATCTTCCAAATGATGTTGCGGCTCCGCTTCTTGAAATCGTGAAAAAATATCCGGGGATTGACATTCTTGCCTACACCGATACCGAGCTGATTTCAGGTGGAGATACGAATGAATACAGCGAAAAAGAATCTTTCATCAATCATATGCCGATTACAAAAGTGGATGATTTCGTCTCTTACGTCACTAAAAATAATAACAATAAATTTCTGATTACCGGAGAACCGGAACTGATTCAGGAAGTAAAAGCTGAAGCTGAAAAACAATTTCACTCTTATCTGTCTATTTACTGCTCAGATCCGTTCTTTCTCGAAATTATGCCCCAGGGTATTGACAAAGCTCACTCCCTTACAAAGCTGCTCACCAGCATCGGACTTTCTACCGATGCCATGATCTGTTGTGGGGACGGATACAATGATATGACTATGATTGAGACTGCCGGACTTGGAGTTGCCATGGCAAATGCTCAGCCACTGGTGAAAGAATCTGCAGATTACATCACAAAATCCAACGATGAAGACGGTGTGTTACACGTAATCAATGAATTTATGAGATAG
- a CDS encoding alanine:cation symporter family protein — MIASFGIGNKTQGNSISGALHATFHIPTWITGIVITVLACNNRDYIICIFYNPRMGISWRKSILELGFTQTLNLVWSFSDIANALMAIPNLICMLILSKEVAQDIKAFQPEIDNRHTEKRSEQNTYVQDVK, encoded by the coding sequence GTGATTGCTTCATTTGGTATTGGAAATAAGACACAGGGAAATTCTATTTCAGGTGCACTGCATGCAACATTTCATATCCCGACATGGATCACTGGAATTGTGATCACAGTGCTGGCTTGTAACAATCGGGATTACATTATTTGCATTTTCTACAATCCTCGGATGGGAATATCATGGAGAAAAAGCATTCTTGAACTTGGCTTCACACAGACACTTAATCTTGTATGGAGCTTTTCAGATATAGCAAATGCGCTCATGGCAATCCCGAACCTGATCTGCATGCTCATACTTAGTAAAGAAGTAGCACAGGACATCAAAGCATTCCAGCCAGAGATAGACAACAGACATACAGAAAAACGTTCCGAACAAAACACGTATGTGCAAGATGTAAAATAA
- a CDS encoding HAD family hydrolase produces the protein MIKAVIFDMYETLITQYGGPVYFRAQMAADAGIDPVLFDALWIPSENDRTIGKQTLEETIEQILRQTGKYSEETFQTIISGRKVAKADCFCHLHPEIIPMLQALKEKKIKIGLISNCYSEEAVLIRESQLFPYFDETCLSYELGMKKPDPEIFLKCMEGLGVRAGECLYIGDGGSHELEAADIMGMTALQARWYIKEVPELDIRKEKFEQLETPMAALEKI, from the coding sequence ATGATAAAAGCAGTTATTTTTGATATGTATGAGACCTTGATTACACAGTATGGCGGACCGGTATATTTCCGGGCGCAGATGGCAGCAGATGCCGGTATAGATCCGGTGTTATTTGATGCACTTTGGATTCCGAGTGAGAATGACCGGACCATTGGAAAGCAGACATTGGAAGAGACAATTGAGCAGATATTGAGACAGACCGGAAAATACAGCGAGGAGACATTCCAGACTATTATTTCTGGAAGAAAGGTAGCAAAAGCAGACTGTTTTTGTCATCTTCACCCGGAAATTATTCCGATGCTTCAGGCATTAAAAGAAAAAAAGATTAAAATCGGACTGATTAGTAACTGTTATTCTGAGGAAGCGGTATTGATCCGGGAAAGCCAGTTATTTCCATATTTTGATGAGACATGTTTGTCTTATGAACTGGGAATGAAAAAGCCAGATCCGGAAATATTCCTAAAGTGTATGGAAGGGCTTGGAGTGAGAGCCGGAGAATGTTTGTACATCGGAGATGGCGGGAGCCATGAACTGGAAGCGGCAGATATTATGGGAATGACTGCGCTTCAGGCACGGTGGTACATCAAAGAGGTGCCGGAACTGGATATCCGAAAAGAGAAGTTTGAACAGCTAGAGACACCGATGGCGGCGTTGGAAAAGATATAA
- a CDS encoding MarR family winged helix-turn-helix transcriptional regulator, whose amino-acid sequence MQDTNNKNAPLELGRLIHILSCKMKCQNDCYTILEDSDLTPVQQQLLKFILLESAHKPIFQRDIEEAFQIRRSTVTGIIKLIEQKGYITRTSVESDARLKQLVPTEKAEALRPHIIEHIKKCEAALSAGIPDDKLHVCREVLCQMLDNLAASKCNCTDNKKEA is encoded by the coding sequence ATGCAAGATACAAACAACAAAAATGCTCCTCTGGAACTGGGACGTCTGATCCACATTCTTTCCTGTAAGATGAAATGTCAAAATGACTGCTATACTATTTTAGAAGATAGTGATCTGACACCTGTCCAGCAACAGCTTTTAAAATTTATCTTATTAGAATCTGCTCACAAACCAATATTCCAGCGGGATATTGAGGAAGCATTCCAGATCCGGCGGTCTACTGTCACCGGTATTATTAAACTGATTGAGCAAAAGGGCTATATTACACGAACCAGTGTTGAAAGCGATGCAAGACTGAAGCAACTGGTTCCGACAGAAAAAGCTGAGGCTTTGCGTCCACATATTATAGAACATATCAAAAAGTGTGAGGCCGCTCTGTCCGCCGGTATTCCTGATGACAAGCTCCATGTTTGCCGGGAAGTTCTCTGTCAGATGCTTGATAATCTTGCAGCTTCAAAATGTAATTGTACTGACAATAAAAAGGAGGCATAA
- a CDS encoding AzlD domain-containing protein, giving the protein MSHNIYIYILVMAGVSYLIRMLPLTLIRKEIKNKTIRSFLYYVPYVTLAVMTFPAILSATGSVWSAWAALIVATALAWFGKSLLQVSVCACMVVFLLELFL; this is encoded by the coding sequence ATGAGTCATAATATTTATATCTATATCCTGGTCATGGCCGGAGTATCTTATCTGATCCGTATGCTGCCTCTGACCTTGATTCGAAAAGAAATTAAAAATAAAACGATTCGGTCATTTCTATACTATGTACCATACGTCACACTGGCAGTGATGACCTTCCCGGCAATCCTGTCCGCGACCGGAAGTGTCTGGTCTGCATGGGCAGCTCTGATTGTTGCCACAGCACTTGCATGGTTTGGGAAAAGCCTGCTGCAAGTATCCGTATGCGCATGCATGGTGGTGTTCCTGTTAGAATTGTTTTTGTAA
- the fdhD gene encoding formate dehydrogenase accessory sulfurtransferase FdhD: protein MKINNQYEEAEAIYPVTGLYIDPDGNAVEKSEMLLSEHRMDVYINDVLTMKLVCTPKDLPGLVLGRMVSEGMIHSSEEVEYLYICEHGTRARVQLGSEHCGLVNDNLSAEVMDTPTCCTDNKTIYSRFAVEKELQHLEPVEVSLELMYAFDEAFHQDMPLHEATWSTHSCFLAYKGKIVYSCEDIGRHNALDKAIGYALMQDYDFHECAVFTTGRLPIDMITKVIRAGIPLVASKKTPTAEAVKLAQEYGLTMIGRAKNHKMMQYTLYKE from the coding sequence ATGAAGATAAATAATCAATATGAGGAAGCAGAAGCGATTTATCCAGTTACAGGATTATATATTGATCCGGACGGGAATGCTGTAGAAAAGTCAGAGATGCTTTTATCGGAGCATCGTATGGACGTGTATATTAATGATGTGCTGACGATGAAATTAGTGTGTACACCGAAGGATTTGCCGGGGCTGGTACTGGGACGAATGGTCAGCGAAGGCATGATTCATTCATCAGAGGAAGTGGAATACCTTTATATCTGTGAGCATGGAACCAGGGCGAGAGTACAGCTTGGTTCAGAACATTGTGGATTGGTTAATGATAATCTGAGCGCAGAGGTTATGGATACGCCGACTTGTTGTACGGATAATAAGACCATATATAGTAGATTTGCAGTGGAAAAAGAATTGCAGCATCTGGAGCCGGTAGAAGTTAGTCTGGAACTTATGTATGCATTCGACGAAGCCTTTCATCAGGATATGCCATTGCATGAGGCGACATGGTCAACACACAGTTGCTTTCTTGCATATAAGGGAAAGATTGTGTATTCCTGTGAGGATATCGGACGCCATAATGCACTGGACAAAGCGATTGGCTATGCACTTATGCAGGATTATGATTTTCATGAATGTGCAGTATTTACGACCGGACGGCTCCCGATTGACATGATTACAAAAGTAATCCGGGCAGGAATTCCACTTGTGGCAAGTAAAAAGACTCCGACGGCAGAAGCTGTAAAACTGGCACAGGAATATGGATTGACGATGATTGGAAGAGCGAAGAATCACAAGATGATGCAATATACGCTGTATAAAGAATAA
- a CDS encoding AzlC family ABC transporter permease — MRGTNKSWFAKGMRDAIPIALGYLAVSFTLGIAAKNAGFTPFQAFLVSFTNNASAGEFAGFTLIAAGGGYLEVAILILITNARYLLMSCALSQKLPPDTPMIQRLLLSYDVTDELFGISVAVPGKLNPYYSFGAYTVALPGWAFGTLFGTLMGSILPANIVSALSVGLYGMFLAIIIPPARKNKILAGVVLISMGASFAFTKLPVVHTLSTGTRTILLTILIAGGAAILFPINEEEDDTKSTESSVLNNNERQASHES, encoded by the coding sequence ATGAGAGGTACTAATAAGTCTTGGTTTGCCAAGGGTATGCGGGACGCAATTCCCATTGCCCTTGGCTATCTTGCAGTTTCATTTACCCTTGGTATTGCTGCGAAAAATGCCGGGTTCACACCCTTTCAGGCATTTCTCGTAAGTTTTACTAATAATGCATCAGCCGGTGAATTTGCCGGATTTACGCTGATTGCCGCAGGTGGCGGCTATCTGGAGGTCGCGATTCTGATATTGATCACAAATGCCCGTTATCTTCTGATGTCTTGCGCATTAAGTCAGAAACTTCCACCAGACACACCGATGATCCAGCGTCTGCTTCTAAGTTATGATGTCACTGATGAGTTATTTGGAATCTCCGTGGCCGTACCGGGTAAATTGAATCCATACTATTCTTTTGGTGCATATACTGTAGCACTTCCCGGCTGGGCTTTCGGAACACTTTTTGGAACTTTGATGGGATCCATTCTACCGGCTAATATCGTCAGTGCATTAAGTGTCGGTCTTTACGGCATGTTCCTGGCAATCATTATCCCGCCTGCAAGAAAAAATAAGATTCTTGCGGGCGTTGTCTTGATTTCCATGGGAGCAAGCTTTGCATTTACAAAACTTCCAGTCGTCCACACACTTTCTACCGGAACAAGAACGATTCTGCTTACGATTCTCATTGCCGGAGGTGCTGCAATCCTGTTCCCAATCAATGAGGAGGAAGACGATACAAAAAGCACTGAATCTAGTGTATTAAATAACAATGAAAGGCAGGCAAGTCATGAGTCATAA